In the genome of Streptomyces sp. P3, the window GTGCCCTGGATACGCGGGACCTTGAAGAAGTGCTTCTTGGCCTCCTCAACGCCCTTGGCGATGGCGGCCGGCACCTCCTTGGCCTTGCCGTATCCGACACCCACGGTGCCGTCACCGTCGCCCACCACGACCAGCGCGGTGAAGCTGAAGCGACGACCACCCTTCACAACCTTGGCGACACGGTTGATCGCGACGACGCGCTCAACGTACGCGGTCTTCTCGGCGGCAGCAGCGCCGCCGTCACGGCCCTTCCGGTCCCGCCGCTCGCCGCCACCGGCACCGCCACCGCGGCGCTGGGGTCCAGCCATTGGAATTACCTCTCTCTGTTTCCGCTAGCTACGGAACCGACTCAGAACTTGAGTCCGGCTTCGCGGGCGGCGTCCGCCAGGGCGGCGATGCGCCCGGCGTACTGGTTACCACCACGGTCGAACACGACAGCCTCGACACCGGCAGCCTTGGCGCGCTCGGCGACCAGGGCGCCGACCTGCTTGGCCTGCGAGGACTTGTCGGCCTCACCACCGCGGATCGTGGTGTCCAGGGTCGACGCCGACGCCAGGGTGTGACCCTTGATGTCGTCGATGACCTGAGCCACGATGTGGCGGTTGGAGCGCGTCACGACCAGGCGCGGACGCTCCGCCGTACCCGAGATGTGCTTACGGATCCGGATGTGGCGACGCTTGATCGCGGCACGCTTGTAAGCGTCGCCCTTGAGGATCTTCTGTCCGTATGCCATGGCTTACTTACCCGCCTTTCCGACCTTGCGGCGGATGACTTCGCCCTCGTACTTGACGCCCTTGGCCTTGTACGGGTCGGGCTTGCGCAGCTTGCGGATGTTGGCCGCAACCTCGCCGACCTTCTGCTTGTCGATGCCCTCGACCTGGAAGCGGGTCGGGGTCTCCACCTTGAAGGTGATGCCCTCGGGCGCCTCGACGGTGATCGGGTGGCTGTAACCGAGCGCGAACTCGAGGTTCGAGCCCTTCGCGGTCACGCGGTAACCGACACCACTGATCTCGAGCTTCTTCACGTAACCCTCGGTCACGCCGGTGATCATGTTCGCCACCAGCGTGCGGGACAGGCCGTGCAGGGCCTTGCTCTGACGCTCGTCGTTGGGGCGAGTGACGTTCAGGACGCCGTCCTCAGCCTTGGCGATCTCGATCGGCGAAACGACGGTGTGGGTCAGCGAGCCCTTGGGGCCCTTGACCGAAACCGTCTGGCCGTCGATGGTGACGTCCACGCCGGCGGGAACCGTGATGGGGAGCTTGCCAATGCGCGACATAGCTGTTTCCTCCGTTCCCTTCCGCTACCAGACGTAGGCGAGAACTTCTCCGCCTACGCCCTTCTTGCCGGCCTGCTTGTCGGTGAGGAGACCGTGCGACGTGGAGATGATCGCCACGCCGAGGCCACCGAGCACCTTGGGCAGGGAGGTGGACTTCGCGTAAACCCGGAGACCGGGCTTGGAGATCCGCTTGATGCCCGCGATGGAGCGCTCACGGTTCGGGCCGAACTTGAGCTCGAGGGTGAGGTTCTTGCCGACCTCGGCGTCCTCGACCTTCCAGCCCGTGATGAAGCCCTCCTGCTGGAGGATCTCCGCGATGTGAGACTTGATCTTCGATGCCGGCATCGTCACGGAGTCGTGGTACGCCGAGTTCGCGTTCCGCAGACGCGTCAGCATGTCTGCGATCGGATCAGTCATGGTCATGAATTGGCCTGTGGCCTCTCTCGCCGGGGTTTCCTGGTGCGCCATCCCTCTCCCCGATCCGAGACGGGACGGGTGCGGCGCGGTGGACCTACGGCGTAGTAAGTCGTACGGGCGACCGTCAGGGCGCCCAACCCTCCCAGCCTAAGCCATGAAGGGGTGGGCACCTGACACGCCCATTGCTTACCGAGAGCCTCTGGAAACCCTAAAAGGGGTTTTACCAGGAGCTCTTGGTCACGCCCGGCAGCTCGCCACGGTGAGCCATCTCACGAAGGCACACACGGCAGAGGCCGAACTTGCGGTACACGGAGTGGGGACGGCCGCAACGCTGGCAGCGGTTGTACGCGCGCACAGCGAACTTGGGCTTACGAGCAGCCTTTGCGATCAGAGCCTTCTTCGCCATCTCGCTCACGCCTCCTTGAAGGGGAAGCCGAGGTGACGAAGGAGCGCACGGCCCTCAGCGTCGTTGGTCGCCGTGGTGACCACGGTGATGTCCATACCCCGGACACGGTCGATCTTGTCCTGGTCGATCTCGTGGAACATGACCTGCTCCGTGAGACCGAAGGTGTAGTTGCCACGGCCGTCGAACTGCTTGGGGGACAGACCACGGAAGTCGCGGATGCGCGGGAGCGCGAGCGACAGGGTGCGGTCCAGGAACTCCCACATGCGGTCGCCACGAAGCGTGACGTGGGCACCGATCGGCTGACCCTCGCGCAGCTTGAACTGCGCGATGGACTTGCGGGCCTTGGTGACGGCCGGCTTCTGACCGGTGATCGTGGTGAGGTCGCGGATGGCGCCCTCGATCAGCTTGGAGTCGCGGGCGGCGTCGCCCACACCCATGTTGACCACGATCTTGACGAGGCCGGGGATCTGCATGACGTTCTCGTAGGAGAACTCCTCACGCAGCTTGCCCGCGATCTCCTCGCGGTACTTCGTCTTCAGACGCGGAGTGGTGGTGGTAGCCATCAGATGTCCTCACCCGTCCGCTTGGCAACGCGGATCTTGTTGCCCTCGTCGTCGAAGCGGTAACCGACGCGCGTGACGACCTTGTTGCCGTCCTTCTCCACGACCAGCTGAACGTTGGACACGTGGATCGGGGCCTCGGTGGTCACGATGCCGCCGGCCTGCGAGCCCTTGGCGGTCGGACCGGCCTTCGTGTGCTTCTTGACCCGGTTGACACCCTCGACCAGGACGCGGTCCTCACGGGGGAAGGCCGCGATGACCTTGCCCTGCTTGCCCTTGTCCTTACCGGTGATGACCTGGACCAGGTCGCCCTTCTTGATCTTCATGCTTACAGCACCTCCGGAGCCAGCGAGATGATCTTCATGAACTTCTTCTCGCGCAGCTCGCGCCCGACCGGGCCGAAGATGCGGGTGCCGCGAGGGTCGCCGTCGTTCTTCAGAATGACGGCGGCGTTCTCGTCGAAGCGGATGTACGAGCCGTCCGGACGGCGGCGCTCCTTGACGGTGCGAACGATGACCGCCTTGACGACGTCACCCTTCTTCACGTTGCCACCGGGGATCGCGTCCTTGACGGTGGCGACGATGACGTCACCGATGCCCGCGTAGCGGCGACCGGAGCCACCGAGCACACGGATGCAAAGGATTTCCTTCGCACCAGTGTTGTCGGCGACACGCAGTCGCGACTCCTGCTGGATCACGTCTATCTCCTGTTTGTCTGCCGGTTCCCGGCAGGGGCCGCCTCGTCACGAGGTGAGCCCCTGCCGAGCCTGGCGGAACTGTCCTGCGGGGCCCCTATGTGTGTTAGGGCCGCAGGAGAATTACTTGGCCTTCTCGAGGATCTCGACGACGCGCCAGCGCTTCGTCGCGGACAGCGGCCGGGTCTCCGCGAGGAGGACACGGTCGCCGACGCCCGCGGCGTTCTGCTCGTCGTGAGCCTTGAGCTTGTTCGTACGGCGGATGACCTTGCCGTACAGCGCGTGCTTCACACGGTCCTCGACGGCGACGACGACGGTCTTGTCCATCTTGTCGCTGACGACCAGACCCTCACGGGTCTTGCGGAAGCCACGGGCCTCGGTGTTCTGCTCAGTCACGTTGTTCTCGCTCATCAGGCGCTCTCCACCGTCTCGATGCCCAGCTCGCGCTCACGCATCAGGGTGTAGATCCGCGCGATGTCCTTACGGACGGCCTTGAGCCGGCCGTGGTTCTCGAGCTGGCCCGTCGCCGCCTGGAAGCGGAGGTTGAACAGCTCTTCCTTGGCTTCGCGGAGCTTCGCCAGAAGCTCCTCGTCACCCAGTTCGCGCAGCTCGGACGCCTTGGTACCGGCCGACATCACGCTTCACCTGCCTCGCGCTTGACGATCCGGCACTTCATCGGCAGCTTGTGGGCTGCGCGAGTGAGGGCCTCACGGGCGATCTTCTCGTTGGGGTAGGACAGCTCGAACATGACCCGTCCCGGGTGCACGTTCGCGATCCACCACTCGGGAGAACCCTTACCGGAACCCATGCGGGTCTCGGCAGGCTTCTTCGTGAGCGGGCGGTCCGGGTAGATGTTGATCCAGACCTTGCCGCCACGCTTGATGTGGCGGGTCATCGCGATACGGGCCGCCTCGATCTGGCGGTTGGTCACGTACGCCGGCGTGAGGGCCTGAATGCCGTACTCGCCGAACGAGACCGTCGTACCGCCCTTGGCCTGACCACGGCGCTTCGGGTGGTGCTGCTTGCGGTGCTTGACCCTACGGGGGATCAGCATGTCGGTCAGGCCTCCGTTCCGGTGCTCTCAGCCGGAGCGGCAGCCGCCGGAGCCTCGGCCTTGGGGGCCTCGGCAGCGGGAGCCTGCTGCGGCTTACGACCGCGACCGCCACGCTCGCCGCCACGGCCACCACGGGCCGGGCGGTCGGCGCCGCCGCCACCACGGGCCGGGCGGTTGCCGGCGCGGGCTGCGGCGTTCTCGGCGCGGACCTCGGCGATGTTCTTGACGTCGCCCTTGTAGATCCAGACCTTCACACCGATGCGGCCGAAGGTCGTCTTGGCCTCGAAGAAGCCGTAGTCCACGTTCGCGCGGAGCGTGTGCAGGGGCACGCGGCCCTCGCGGTAGAACTCCGAGCGGGACATCTCGGCGCCGCCGAGGCGGCCACCGCACTGGATCTTGATGCCCTTGGCGCCCGCCTTCATCGCCGACTGCATGCTCTTACGCATGGCGCGACGGAAGGAGACGCGGGAGGAGAGCTGCTCGGCGACGGCCTGGGCCACCAGCTGAGCGTCGACCTCGGGGTTCTTCACCTCGAGGATGTTCAGCTGGACCTGCTTCTTGGTCAGCTTCTCCAGGTCGCCGCGGATACGGTCGGCCTCGGCGCCGCGGCGGCCGATGACGATGCCCGGACGCGCGGTGTGGATGTCGACGCGGACGCGGTCACGGGTGCGCTCGATCTCCACCTTCGAGATACCGGCGCGCTCCATGCCGGACGTCATCATCCGACGGATGGCGACGTCCTCGCCGACGTATTCCTTGTACGACTTGTCGGCGTACCAGCGGGACTTGAAGTCCGTGGTGATGCCGAGCCGGAACCCATGCGGGTTAACCTTCTGGCCCATTACCGGGTCCCTTCCTTGCTGCTGACGACCACGGTGATGTGGCTGGTCCGCTTGCGGATCCGGTAGGCGCGGCCCTGGGCACGCGGACGGAACCGCTTCAGGGTCGGGCCCTCGTCGACGTACGCCTCGGAGATGAAGAGGCTGTCGGCGTCAGTGTGGTCGTAGTTGTGCGCGGCGTTGGCAATGGCGCTGTCCAGCACCTTGCCGACCGGCACGCTCGCGGCCTGCGGGGCGAAACGCAGGACCGCCTGAGCCTCCGTGGCGTCCATGCCACGGATAAGGTCCACCACCCGGCGGGCCTTCATGGGCGTGACGCGGATGTACCGCGCCTGGGCCCTGGCTTCCATGGTTGTCCTTCCAGTGTCTGTCATGGTCATTCCACCCCGCTGTTAGCGGCGCTTCGACTTCCGGTCGTCCTTGACGTGACCCCGGAAGGTGCGCGTCGGCGAGAACTCGCCGAGCTTGTGGCCGACCATCGACTCGGTGACAAACACCGGAATGTGGGTCTTGCCGTTGTGCACCGCGATCGTGTGACCCAGCATGCTGGGAATGATCATCGAGCGACGGGACCAGGTCTTGATGACGTTCTTGGAACCGGCTTCGTTCTGGGCGTCCACCTTCTTCACGAGGTGTCCGTCGACGAAGGGCCCCTTCTTGAGACTGCGCGGCATCTAAACCCGCTCCTAGCGCTTCTTGTTCGTCTTGCGGCGGCGGACGATGTACTTGTTCGAAGCCTTCTTCGGCGAACGAGTACGACCCTCCTTCTGACCCCAGGGGCTGACCGGGTGGCGACCACCGGAGGTCTTGCCCTCACCACCACCGTGGGGGTGGTCAACCGGGTTCATCGCCACACCGCGAACGGTCGGGCGGACGCCCAGCCAGCGCTTGCGGCCGGCCTTGCCCCAGTTGATGTTGCTCTGCTCGGCGTTGCCGACCTCGCCGACCGTGGCGCGGCAGCGCTGGTCGACCAGGCGGATCTCACCGGACGGCATGCGGAGGTGGGCCATGGTGCCCTCCTTCGCGAGCAGCTGCACGGAGGCACCGGCGGAGCGGGCGAACTTGGCGCCGCCACCCGGACGGATCTCGATCGCGTGGATCGTGGTACCGACCGGGATGTTGCGGATCGCCAGGTTGTTGCCCGGCTTGATGTCGGCCCCGGGACCGTTCTCGACGCGGTCGCCCTGCTGCAGGTTGCGCGGGGCGAGGATGTAGCGCTTCTCACCGTCGGCGTAGTGCAGCAGCGCGATGCGCGCGGTGCGGTTGGGGTCGTACTCGATGTGCGCGACCTTCGCCGGCACGCCGTCCTTGTCGTGACGACGGAAGTCGATCACTCGGTAGGCGCGCTTGTGTCCGCCACCCTGGTGGCGAACGGTCACACGACCGGCGTTGTTACGGCCGCCCTTGCTGTGCAGCGGGCGGACCAGCGACTTCTCCGGCGTGGACCGCGTGACCTCGACGAAGTCGGCGACGCTGGAGCCACGACGGCCCGGCGTAGTCGGCTTGTACTTGCGGATTCCCATTATTCAGTCCTCGTCCGATATCGGACGATCCAGACCGCCCTCAGGCGGTCGGACCGCCGAAGATGTCGATACGGTCGCCCTCAGCAAGGGTCACGATCGCGCGCTTCGTGCCGGCACGCTGACCGAAACCGGTCTTGGTGCGCTTGCGCTTACCGATGCGGTTGATCGTGTTGACCCCGGTGACCTTGACCGAGAAGACCGCCTGGACGGCCTGCTTGATCTGGGTCTTGTTGGCGTTCGGGTCGACGATGAACGTGTACTTGTTCTCGTCGAGGAGCGCGTAGCTCTTCTCCGACACGACCGGCTTCAGCAGCACGTCACGGGGGTCCGTGTACGCCTTGCTGGGCGCGGTGACGACGGTGTTCTTGCCCTCGGCCTCGTGACGCTTCGCCTTGGCGACGCGGGCGGCCTTGGCGGCCTTGGCCGCCTTGGAGGCGATGCTCGGGTGACGCGTAGCCATCAGGCGTCACTCCCTTCGGTGTCGTT includes:
- the rplE gene encoding 50S ribosomal protein L5, producing MATTTTPRLKTKYREEIAGKLREEFSYENVMQIPGLVKIVVNMGVGDAARDSKLIEGAIRDLTTITGQKPAVTKARKSIAQFKLREGQPIGAHVTLRGDRMWEFLDRTLSLALPRIRDFRGLSPKQFDGRGNYTFGLTEQVMFHEIDQDKIDRVRGMDITVVTTATNDAEGRALLRHLGFPFKEA
- a CDS encoding type Z 30S ribosomal protein S14, giving the protein MAKKALIAKAARKPKFAVRAYNRCQRCGRPHSVYRKFGLCRVCLREMAHRGELPGVTKSSW
- the rpsH gene encoding 30S ribosomal protein S8, coding for MTMTDPIADMLTRLRNANSAYHDSVTMPASKIKSHIAEILQQEGFITGWKVEDAEVGKNLTLELKFGPNRERSIAGIKRISKPGLRVYAKSTSLPKVLGGLGVAIISTSHGLLTDKQAGKKGVGGEVLAYVW
- the rplB gene encoding 50S ribosomal protein L2 → MGIRKYKPTTPGRRGSSVADFVEVTRSTPEKSLVRPLHSKGGRNNAGRVTVRHQGGGHKRAYRVIDFRRHDKDGVPAKVAHIEYDPNRTARIALLHYADGEKRYILAPRNLQQGDRVENGPGADIKPGNNLAIRNIPVGTTIHAIEIRPGGGAKFARSAGASVQLLAKEGTMAHLRMPSGEIRLVDQRCRATVGEVGNAEQSNINWGKAGRKRWLGVRPTVRGVAMNPVDHPHGGGEGKTSGGRHPVSPWGQKEGRTRSPKKASNKYIVRRRKTNKKR
- the rplR gene encoding 50S ribosomal protein L18; this encodes MAYGQKILKGDAYKRAAIKRRHIRIRKHISGTAERPRLVVTRSNRHIVAQVIDDIKGHTLASASTLDTTIRGGEADKSSQAKQVGALVAERAKAAGVEAVVFDRGGNQYAGRIAALADAAREAGLKF
- the rplP gene encoding 50S ribosomal protein L16, whose amino-acid sequence is MLIPRRVKHRKQHHPKRRGQAKGGTTVSFGEYGIQALTPAYVTNRQIEAARIAMTRHIKRGGKVWINIYPDRPLTKKPAETRMGSGKGSPEWWIANVHPGRVMFELSYPNEKIAREALTRAAHKLPMKCRIVKREAGEA
- the rpsQ gene encoding 30S ribosomal protein S17, with amino-acid sequence MSENNVTEQNTEARGFRKTREGLVVSDKMDKTVVVAVEDRVKHALYGKVIRRTNKLKAHDEQNAAGVGDRVLLAETRPLSATKRWRVVEILEKAK
- the rpmC gene encoding 50S ribosomal protein L29 produces the protein MSAGTKASELRELGDEELLAKLREAKEELFNLRFQAATGQLENHGRLKAVRKDIARIYTLMRERELGIETVESA
- the rpsE gene encoding 30S ribosomal protein S5, whose amino-acid sequence is MAGPQRRGGGAGGGERRDRKGRDGGAAAAEKTAYVERVVAINRVAKVVKGGRRFSFTALVVVGDGDGTVGVGYGKAKEVPAAIAKGVEEAKKHFFKVPRIQGTIPHPITGEKAAGVVLLKPASPGTGVIAGGPVRAVLECAGVHDILSKSLGSSNAINIVHATVEALKGLQRPEEIAARRGLPLEDVAPAALLRARAGAGAA
- the rplF gene encoding 50S ribosomal protein L6, giving the protein MSRIGKLPITVPAGVDVTIDGQTVSVKGPKGSLTHTVVSPIEIAKAEDGVLNVTRPNDERQSKALHGLSRTLVANMITGVTEGYVKKLEISGVGYRVTAKGSNLEFALGYSHPITVEAPEGITFKVETPTRFQVEGIDKQKVGEVAANIRKLRKPDPYKAKGVKYEGEVIRRKVGKAGK
- the rplN gene encoding 50S ribosomal protein L14; this translates as MIQQESRLRVADNTGAKEILCIRVLGGSGRRYAGIGDVIVATVKDAIPGGNVKKGDVVKAVIVRTVKERRRPDGSYIRFDENAAVILKNDGDPRGTRIFGPVGRELREKKFMKIISLAPEVL
- the rplX gene encoding 50S ribosomal protein L24, with the translated sequence MKIKKGDLVQVITGKDKGKQGKVIAAFPREDRVLVEGVNRVKKHTKAGPTAKGSQAGGIVTTEAPIHVSNVQLVVEKDGNKVVTRVGYRFDDEGNKIRVAKRTGEDI
- the rplV gene encoding 50S ribosomal protein L22, coding for MEARAQARYIRVTPMKARRVVDLIRGMDATEAQAVLRFAPQAASVPVGKVLDSAIANAAHNYDHTDADSLFISEAYVDEGPTLKRFRPRAQGRAYRIRKRTSHITVVVSSKEGTR
- the rpsC gene encoding 30S ribosomal protein S3; the encoded protein is MGQKVNPHGFRLGITTDFKSRWYADKSYKEYVGEDVAIRRMMTSGMERAGISKVEIERTRDRVRVDIHTARPGIVIGRRGAEADRIRGDLEKLTKKQVQLNILEVKNPEVDAQLVAQAVAEQLSSRVSFRRAMRKSMQSAMKAGAKGIKIQCGGRLGGAEMSRSEFYREGRVPLHTLRANVDYGFFEAKTTFGRIGVKVWIYKGDVKNIAEVRAENAAARAGNRPARGGGGADRPARGGRGGERGGRGRKPQQAPAAEAPKAEAPAAAAPAESTGTEA
- the rplW gene encoding 50S ribosomal protein L23 → MATRHPSIASKAAKAAKAARVAKAKRHEAEGKNTVVTAPSKAYTDPRDVLLKPVVSEKSYALLDENKYTFIVDPNANKTQIKQAVQAVFSVKVTGVNTINRIGKRKRTKTGFGQRAGTKRAIVTLAEGDRIDIFGGPTA
- the rpsS gene encoding 30S ribosomal protein S19, translated to MPRSLKKGPFVDGHLVKKVDAQNEAGSKNVIKTWSRRSMIIPSMLGHTIAVHNGKTHIPVFVTESMVGHKLGEFSPTRTFRGHVKDDRKSKRR